The sequence aaaaaaattattaaaaatttaaaatgctgaaaaataagCCCCACTCATTTCTTGGATTAAACCATCTagtttaagtttttcaaaatccaatattttttggagatcGTTTTAAATTGATCCCTTAACTTTTTCCACGTtatctgaaactgaaatttctaaacattttccaatgtttGTTGCTCCAAAGAATCATCAATAAAATAAGGAACAATTTGATTTCTATTtccaatttattgaaaactataaaatcaAACCTCCACGGTCTTGAAGTTTCACACACTTTCATTTATCAGCAGTGATAAGAGAATGCACCTAACAGGCATTCCATTCGTTTTCCCCCAATCTTTTCGATTccttatcatttttcttcgatctttttttcccgccaaacaaagaaacaacaaaaaaaaatgaaaatccgaCTGAAGGTTCCACGCGTTGAAACGTTTTTATTGCAGTGGACGTGTGCCTGTGTGCCCCGAGCTCCTCCTCTTACTCTCCCAAGACACTTCACACATATTGGCGTAGTAACATTTTTGCTCGAAGATCGATCGATGGGACACACAGACACACACCCcagtgacgtcacaaatgttaCCTGCAAAGTATCATCGAATGTTCAAGATATCTCATGAAACTGGTTGTTCAACAAacatcaatcaaaaaattagaaaaaaggtCACAGCTAGGAAGGATGAATCAGCTGGAGCTGAGCAAGTCGACGCCGGGGGATACTGACAAAAAGTATGGGGCCCTGAGAGGGTGGCCGTGCCGCCGTTTTGCACACCGCCAGCTGACCGACACCGCCTCGGCCATTGCGCCCACTGCGGATGAGTGATCTAAATTGACATATTCACCATTTGACATCACCACCCCgcgatttttcacattttgcgCGGCGGCGACGGCGGTCTCCGGCTCGACATGCGATTTTCTGCGAACATCGCCATCATCGTAAacatcatttttctatttattgtCGTCGAGTTTGTGCTGCCCACGTTTATCCGATCTGGTGACGTCAGGTTCCGAAGATACTACCGGAATAATGGGCGAGTTTCGAGAGCGGCGAcggcaaaaaaagaaaggatATGGCCAGAAGGAATCATTCCATTCGTTATAgcatccaatttttcaggtatgaattttaactttaactgttaaaaatttgagaaattaaattattttccaaaattgagaattaatttttaaaactaaaaaaaaaaagcaaaaatatgtagttggaaatttttggtgatttgttttaattttgcaaaaaaaattaaatggcTTTGACATGATTCTCTTCATTTGTTCTTTAACATTTAAATTGTAATACAATATGTCAATTTTTCGAGCATGTTTTCGTAAAGAAAACTTTACTAACTTTAAATAAATCTGCTGaatcttcaatatttttctaaacacacttataatttttctgggcagatttttgaattattcagaaatgatgttacaaaaaattgcaaaaaaaggtaaaaaacaaataagttAAGCCGGCAAATGTCTACATTACTAGTTTGCGCGGAAATTTGAGATAATTTCAGTATTgaatgaattattttaaaaaatttacccTACCTCAAGCTAACAACTTTCACAATTTACCTGATTCTATAAACTAGGACTTCCATGTGGGTGCCGGTTAGGCGCCTTCGCAGGCCGGTAACacggcgcggaaccccgaaagtgtcggctgcttccaAATTCTCACATTTCGCACTACGTTGCGAAAAACAGCGTTGCACAACTACGATGTGCAGCCGTAAATCCTCAATTCACAAACACCGGAGTTCACGCCAAACTGCATAGCGCGGCGAACGGCGAAGGCCTGCCGGCGTGAGGCGCCGCTTTCAAATGGAAGCCTTACCAAATTAAACCACATAAATacttactttaaaaattcgaaaaggtaactttttgtgtgaaatttattattaatacAAACAGTTTTAccaatcaaaaaaatggagaGTTTATAAAATATCACaatcaagaaaattaattCAGGGGAGCACCAGCACCTTTTTCTACGCGCAATGCGGCATTGGGAGAACTTTACATGTGTCTCGTTCGTCCCACGACAACCACACCACAAACATTATATCACTTTCACTGTTGATAAATGCGGGTGAGttcttccagtttttttaTTCGTGTCAATTTTCCCACGAAAACGTCATAATAGGATTATTGAGTAGTTGGCACACTGAAAAGTTTCTGTTTCAGTTTTGTTTCCCACATTTTGCATACTGAAAATATGCAGTTTTTCTTGTCTTTTTTTCGAGCAGGTGTTCTTATCATGTCGTTTTCACATTTGACACGTCTTCAAATTGACATGTTACACAACATAACAGGTTCAATTCCGGGTCGGGGGCCTAAAGAATTGTGtctagaaattctgaaaaaaaactttatagtGTGAATATCGGTCTGAGAATTGATAttatattaggtctccaaataagttccgggtaaaaaatcataacttttttcgtcttctatcgatttttttgaaattgtgggaatttatgttatcaaccatgatctttcattttaaaatgctcacaaaattttttgaccacccgaactgccctaactcggagccaattttttcaggcatttctctgatctcgcttctttgcaGCTTTGAagtgaggtttgtgtgcggattttgctttgtttagaataaattgtaagaaaacaacaaaagtttggaaaaaaatccgcccaaaaaaaatttttctggtaGATCgctaaaaaatcttcaaaaaaattgttgtcgaaaattttttattttttatgcaaaaatgatgtaaccaagtgtaatCTATTTCACCACatacaaaacttttcaaattagtaCGCCACACGTAAATAATAacagaaaacataattttttcgcagaaattttgagttttttgagtatttctcgggatccaaatttcaaactcaaatgttTTATATGTGTAAAATTAGTGTACACTTGGCCACAtcatttttgtacaaaaaaataaagaaatttcgacaaaactttttttgaagattttttgacgattgacaaaaaaaaattttttttcaaacttctgttgttttcttacaatgtattttgaacaaagcaaaatccgcacacaagcCTCAAATCAAAGCTGAAAGAAGCAAGATcggaaaaatgcctgaaaaaatcggttctgagttagggcacttcgggtcgtcaaaaaaatttgtgactattgtcaaatgaaagatcatgtggttgataacataaattcccacaatttcaaaaaaatcgataaatggcgaaaaaagttatgatttttgacccggaacttatttggagacctaataatacattttttgtggaaaaaattcagCCGTTATGATTATAATTGTAGaggttttgaaattgtcaACGTGTTTCGTGCAATTTCTTCTTAGCTCTTTTACAGCTGCACACTTTGTGCATTTACAGCTGCACACTTTGTGCATTTACAGCTGCACACTTTGTGCATTCAGGAAACTTTCATTTCTGAATTGATATTAAATAACCAAAGTCAATCAGAGCAACTGttatttcatataaaaataaatgtgtatataaaatttgtcttggcattttttgtatttagtGAGTCATAAGACAACAGCaacaactttccaaaatggGAAAAGACTCATTTtgccaatattttgaaaaaaatggagcaaaatgtttggttttactatattttttgggcaatATATTTATAACTTGATCAGTCTAGATTCCTTAGACTCTtccggatttttttaattttgtcgGATTGGGTGCTCATACTACACACTTTGTGTTATTATATTTCAACCATGATTTTAGTCATTTGAGTCATCAAGCTTTGAATTTGAACAATTAAATATAAGCATGTGGTACAGAAGTACtataattttctattaaaagtCACacttttgagctgaaaaaaatccaaacgCTAAGTTTTGACAGGTTGGAACGTACCCgttttgcattttatttttcttgctttttttcaTCACAAGAACTTGTCTGGAACATTTGATCTTCAATAATTTCCCCATTCTCGTAGACATTCATTCCGGGGGTGTAGTTCTCACATTATTTGTCCGTGTGTCTAATTGGCATCATCTTCAAacttttggttgaaaaaaaaaacgacgtaAATGTCTCGCAATGCGAATAAATCAAACCACTCAGCGAACTgcgcaaaaaaaatatgaaaataattattatcaaaaaactacgatcgcacaaatttctcataatttatttttcatctaCCTGCTGAACTTGACTCCGCCCCCAATCTTGTTGccgttgttattttgttgtggCTGTCATGTCAAAGGAAGGGGAGGAGTCTAGTCAACaatgtagatcaaaaataaattatgagaaaattgtgcgatcgtatttttttgataatataagAAGAGATGAACCTAGGAACCCTTGTTGGTGCAATTTCAGTCTACTGTAGCTTATGACTctgtttttggtattttttcagaaaagagtTACAAATGACTAGACCttctattgttttaaaaatgtagaacGTATTAAAACATGtcacaaaataaattgttgaattttgatttacaGATGTTGTTCTTATGTGGGTCGGCGTGGAGAAGGCCCTCAGGCAATATCAATAGGCAAAAATTGCGATAAATTCGGCATCGTTGTACACGAACTGGGACATGTTGTTGGTTTCTGGCACGAGCATACTCGACCTGATAGGGATATGTATGTGGATATCTTCTACAAAAGTATACAGACAGGTAAGATATGAATACGGTTAAAGAACAGAATGAATTACTATTTCTGATGTTGGTGGTAACTGCCACCCCCGATTCCCACCATTCACTTCTTCATGTGACTGCACAGTTTTGACCTGCATAACGTGGCCGCGTGGCCTAATGGATAAGGCATCAGACTTCGAATCTGGGGATTGCAGGTTCGATCCCTGCCGTGgtcgtaattttttaaaaccatttttaagTATCGTTACGGTTTACTATTTCAAAGAAGTAtacgttctaaaaatttggcgcttattttaatttgactaaataattattttcaattccaggtCAGGACTATAATTTCGAGAAGTCCAAACCGGAAGAAGTTGATTCACTTGGGGAGCCATATGATTTCTCATCGGTGAGCATTTTGCCTCAAACTTCaagaacataaaaaatatttcagattatgCATTACGCTAGAGACACATTTTCAAGGGGAGCTTTCTAtgatacaattttgccgaaacCAAATTCAGGtgcagttttttgaattttgggagataaaacataattttttaaaattgaatcaaaatttctaactTCCCACATTCATGTTTCGTCATCTAACTACCTTTTTTAGGATTCCGTTTGGAAATTGGGCAACGTGTCCAGTTGAGTGAAGGAGATATCCGACAAACGAAAAAGCTCTATAAATGCGCAGGTTTCCTGAACACATCAATTTTCCAACGAGatgagttttattttcagaatgcggCGGCACTTTGATGCAAGAGTCCGGAAATTTGGCGATTCAACACGCGGGCGTATGCACATGGCATATTATTTCCCCGCAAGGCcatacaatttttctaaacatcaCAGGTTAGCTTTATGTGGTTTGACTTTAAACTCGAACAATAATTGTTTCcttcaaaaagttgattgaaaattatcaaaatctaTCAAAATAGTATTCCGACATAAGCTGCGGAgattattattgatttttttgcatttggtCAGCactattttatcaaatttcaatagttttcaatATCTAGAAACTTGGAGGTAATTTCTTGCTATAGCAGgcccaaaaataattttcccgTCTACACAGCTTGGGTCAAACTTATATAAACATTTgggtaaattatttttaggtCACTACGGATTTCAGCCctagttttaaactttttgatgtcATTTTCAACGTGCGTAGGGCCTAGCTTTGAAAGGGccaatcagaaaaatcaataattggcACCGCCTTTATCATGGacctcgttttttttttgtaatgtttaTTCTTAAttcatcttgaaaaaataataatttcttcaaatgtttGCACCTTCTACCACCAAACCACAAAAACCAAACaccattatattttttcaaacttgcaaaaacaacaaatcttccaactcaaaatttttctgcaaagaATCATAGCGAGAAATCTATAATAGCTCGAGAACCTATAAATCATGATCAAGTAAAAAGAGGAAAGAGGTTTTCGCGTGGGATGGTTAGGATAAGATTAACTTTTTGCTTGATTCTCTACCCCTCCCATTGTCTCCGGTCTCCGCCGCCGGAGTTGCTCCCCCCATCTCCGAAATTCCgttcaaaatgtgaaaaatgtctgCCCGCGGTGTTCTGCACCGACTGTGTGCACACCAGCAACCAACCTAATAACTTGCCCACTAGCACATAAACCTCAAATGCGAGATGATGAGAGTCGCCTGAGAGTTGATCCTAACGTTTTTATCTGTGTTCACTTTCTTGTCTAGAAGTGCAAGTTGAAAtaggaatttttatttgaatataaatttggatttgaaattttttaaatatgttttaaataattttttttttgattaaaatttttgaaacatagttctttcaatattttgacttgaaatacaaaaagaaatagtttttgaaaaaaaaacattttggttgTAGTCGTATTCTCGAtaattactaaatttttttcagacaagttGCATCGCCAGtaattccatattttcaggGTCAACACTCTCACCTCCCTCGTCGTTATGTGGAAAGGAAGAAGACAACGTCATCACCGTGCGGGATGGTGTATCGATCTCATCTCCTGTATTAGGTTAGTGCGCGGCAAAAATAGCTTTGAAAAACTAAGTATggctaattattttttaatttttttctacttcaGTTTATcgagttttcgttttttttttctttaatggAGTAGAAAAATGATTGGTAAAACAAGATTTAGTGGTTTTCcgtggagaaaaaaaaataaaaattgatatgctataagaaatttcaaaaaccatgcAGGTGgcctaaaattaattattatgaTTATATTTCTTACGGATGAAAAGCTTGAAGATTTAACGGAAATTTTCAAGCcaaatatcttgaaaaaaaatcaaacttattTACActggtaaatttttattttattataggATCAAAACTTGCTACTTATGTAGGTGGAAATATCCcaacaataaatttttcttctgtttaaaatgttattttagtCAGAACGTAAAGTTTAGCCTGCATTTTCAAGCTtagtaaaaaacaaatttttaagctGAACATTGTAAAATGGTTACGgtagtaatttttaaacttaacaAATTTTAGGGTGCGGCTTCTATGTACCCAAAattggtacttgtgtagtaTACCTGGCCCAAAACTACTGACCGcaaataaatttcaagtttcgaGTAAACTATcattttaaatagaaattaatagaaaacttacaggaaaacatttttgatatactacacaaattcgttttttcattttgaaattttgggtaaCTTTTGGTCAAATAATGCCAAATTCACACTAACACTACTtcagctttttcaaaatataacgtttttgaatgcaaaatctaaaaaaaaagacttttttttttgcctattattatttgaaaatacatttatattttgtaaattccagttttatttttggctaTTTAAGATAGAATATGCGGTGGAGACTCGTTGTTCCGAACCATTGCATCATCTGGCAATCGAATGCTCATCCAAGTGAGGTCGTCTACTCCAGCAGCTTCCCTACCATTTGCCACTTACTATGCAATTTGTGGCGGACCAATTTATGCCAATGAAGGGGTTATTCATGtgagcaattttttcgattgacAGGGAAagttcaaatagttttttatgcTGCAGAGCCCGAAGTATCCGGAGTCCTACCCACCAAACAGCGACTGTCAGTGGACAATTCATGTGGATGAGAATAGCCAAGTAGCCATtgaatttgtatattttcacGTAAGTGTTGAGGACTTCCTCAAATGTGATTGTGAACAATAATCTtaaaaatatcttgaaaatttcagttggaGCAACACAAAGAATGTATATATGACCGGTTGATCTTAACCGAAggaatatcgaaaaattcgaaaaaagacgGCAAGGAAATGAGTGAAACATTTTGCGGTCttattgaaaagaaaaccattgtgaGCAAGACTAATCAAATTTCATTGAGGTAAGTGTAATATTTtggcccaaattttttttcaaatttttatgtttttttttacaaactttgGTAGGGAATTTACAAAAGCTGGATAGAACTATGATGCTGATAGAACCAAGTTTTATCTAAGTTTACATATATCAAACTTTGGCAACAAGTTGGGGCTAAATACCAAAAAGTTACAATTTCCAACTTTCCAATGATGGATGAAGATAGATCGTACAATAGATAAACATTTCCGATAACTTAATTGCtgcgaaattttaaacttatagTGGCATGACGGTTATGTTCACCCACCTATTTCAAAGTTGTTGGTTTTCAATGTGTTTAAAGTTCTTTGAAAGATATAAGATGGGTATACTTTATACCTTCACATACCTTTATTTGGATGttacttattttttaacaaaaaattatttaaaatacaaCCAAGTCTGCAGAGTTGAAAAAAGAGTTTCTTgcataatttattgatttcctGTAAAGTTTTGCCCAATTATTATGTCGTTCTgatataatataattttctataCGATTTCGCTTAATTTATGTTTCTTCAAGTTGCAAATGTAGACATATTCTAGAAAATGGAGTAAGCTGGTAGgcttttttcaaaccaaacaATGCAATTTGAGCCATATTGCTCCTAATTGGATCCTTAATCTTATCCCTCCTTTTTAAGATTTGCCATTTTTGCAGATTCTTCTCTGACAACTCTGTTCAAAAAACAGGCTTTGAATTACGCTTCACGAAAGAGCTGAACGAGTGCGCCACGGACAAGAACATCTGCCATCATTATTGTGTGAACACTGTTGGTGAGTCGCCGGGGGTCATTTATCTTTTTCGAAGCGAATCGGatcgaaaaaaataggggAACTGATTTTCCAACAGCTGTTTCATTGGTGGAAGGATTTCATAGTGTACGTGTACCATAAGGCATCTGCTGTTTCTGACATGTTTTTTGTCCAGAGTTGCAGGggttttttgctgtttttttctggaagttttttccaaatctgCAGAAATTTATTTCCGtttgcaaacaaaaatttgaaatgcgCATGTGTCCTAGGAGATTCTCAGAACTTGAAaatgtaaattgaaaaaaaaaagaaaaccgttaatcttattcaaaattagaCATCTCAAGCTTCGTTGGAGAA comes from Caenorhabditis elegans chromosome X and encodes:
- the nas-39 gene encoding Zinc metalloproteinase nas-39 (Confirmed by transcript evidence); its protein translation is MRFSANIAIIVNIIFLFIVVEFVLPTFIRSGDVRFRRYYRNNGRVSRAATAKKERIWPEGIIPFVIASNFSGEHQHLFLRAMRHWENFTCVSFVPRQPHHKHYITFTVDKCGCCSYVGRRGEGPQAISIGKNCDKFGIVVHELGHVVGFWHEHTRPDRDMYVDIFYKSIQTGQDYNFEKSKPEEVDSLGEPYDFSSIMHYARDTFSRGAFYDTILPKPNSGFRLEIGQRVQLSEGDIRQTKKLYKCAECGGTLMQESGNLAIQHAGVCTWHIISPQGHTIFLNITGSTLSPPSSLCGKEEDNVITVRDGVSISSPVLDRICGGDSLFRTIASSGNRMLIQVRSSTPAASLPFATYYAICGGPIYANEGVIHSPKYPESYPPNSDCQWTIHVDENSQVAIEFVYFHLEQHKECIYDRLILTEGISKNSKKDGKEMSETFCGLIEKKTIVSKTNQISLRFFSDNSVQKTGFELRFTKELNECATDKNICHHYCVNTVGGFKCACRVGYSLSSNGFSCDSTCGGYLKASNGSISSPNFPEMYPNSKTCIWEIEAPDGYHIFLNFTKFNVEGMKTECAYDYVKIGDSEKLCGEYHEALLFTTPRNRVRIEFSSDSSVERDGFFANFIADFDECQNDNAGCEHTCQNRLGSYVCTCNPGYILAEDKHNCKEGSCFFEVNAPAGDINSPNYPNDYPKGQNCSWHFVTTPGHRLMLTFSSFQVEEHAQCKYDAVSVYDGGDGSAQLAGVFCGLAPPPLLLSSSNELYLTFSSDASVSRRGFQAHYTSLCGGRLTAESTPGHIYSHATFSDSKYGKNQDCSWIVRAKSPGRGVRIQFSTFNIESEEGCQYDYIEIYDGPEATLERLVGRFCGDTSPEVITSTGPELLLIMHTDNAEEEKGFVAEYREAPRSSSTKRTFVSKTRHSPLEEPIHDRNE